CAGTACTGAGACCCTTGAAGGGGTAGACGTGCTGTTTTCCATACCTGATGGTACCCCCGAACCCCACGTTAAAATCGATCTGGAGTAACCCTATGTTTGTTAAACCCGCACCGGGGCGTGTTGTGCGCGATCCGGTCAAGGGCACCTTTTTGCCTGGATCCGGCGAACAGGTGCCTGATGATATTTTTTGGGGCCGCCGCCTGAAGGATGGCGATGTTGAGAAATTCGACCCGAACGCGACAGCAAAACCAGCGGCAGGGAAGAAAAGCCAGGAGAATGAGCAATGACCATCCCATTTAATCGCCTTCCGCCAAACCAGCGCGCGCCATTTTTTTATGCCGAGTTTGATAACTCAATGGCCAATTCAGCCACAACCGTTCAGCGCACGTTGCTGATCGGACAAATGCTGGCAACAGCGACGGCAACGCCAGGCATCCCGCAGAAAGTCTCGTCTGATTCGTTGGTCGCCGGTATCTGTGGCAATGGCTCAATGTTGCACAACATGATGACTGTATATCTGACCAATGACCCCGCTGCCGATATTTGGATATTACCCCTATCAGACGGTGCCAGTGGTATCGTGCCAGCATCGGGAAAGTTACAGGTATTGACTGCTGCCACTGCGACCGGTGTCCTGTCTATCTATATAGCTGGCATGCGTGTCCAACTGACCGTTGTCAGCACAGATGACAAGGGGGCGGTGGCTACGGCTATCGCGGCGGCAATCAACGGGCAAAGCACGTTACCGGTCATTGCTGATGTGGATAGCAAGTCGAGTGATACGGTTAACCTGACGGCAAAAAATAAAGGTTGGCACGGAAACAGCATCGATATACGCCTCAATTATCAGGGCGCGGCGGGTGGAGAAGACACGCCGCAAGGCATGACGTTTAAAATCACACCTATGGCGGGGGGTATCGGTTCGCCGGATCTGAAGGCAGCGCTGGGAAACCTACAGGATCGGACTTTTGATTTTATCGTTAATCCGTATACAGACACCACATCACTAAACGTGATGAAAGAGTTTCTTTCCGATTCCTCCGGTCGCTGGTCCTACGCTCAGCAGCTTTATGGACATTCCTTCGGTGCTCTGACGGGTACTTATGGCTCTCTGTCGACTGTAGGGGAGGCACGAAATAATCAACATGAGACTCTGCTGGGTATCAATGGTTCGCCGACGCCTGCTTACCTCTGGGCTGCCGCGTTAACGGGGGCCATTGCACTAAGCTTGCGTAATGATCCGGGTCGACCCACGCAGACGCTGACTATCAGTGGTGTGTTGGCACCGCCATTGGAAGATCGTTTCACCCTAACAGAGCGCAACAACCTACTGTATAGCGGTATCTCCACGTATACAGTGGCAGATGATGGGTCAGTGCAGGTGGAAAAGACCATCACCACCTATCAGAAGAACAAATATGGCGATGCAGATGACAGCTATCTGAACATTGAGACGATTTTCCTGCTCATGTTTGTGACACGTTTCCTCCGCGCGCAGATCACCTCAAAGTTTGGTCGCATGAAGTTGGCCAATGATGGCACCCGGTTTGCACCTGGTGCCCCCATTGTGACACCAAATGTGATCCGCGCCGAGTTGATCGCCCAGTATCGCACGCTGGAATATAACGGCTATGTGCAGGATGCAGCGGCATTTGCAAAAACATTGTTGGTGGAGCGCAACAGCAGCAATACCAAGCGTATTGATGTGCTTTGGACGGGTACGCTGATCGACCAACTGGAAATTTTCGCACTACTCAATCAATGGCGACGCGCGCAAACCGCAGCCTAAGGGGGATTTATGGGAGACACAACTAACCGCCTGGCCGGTACTGCGTACGTCACCATCGACGGTGTAAGGGTCATGGTCGTCGGCCAGTTCAAATACAGCCCTGGCAAATGGGAACGCTCTACGTTGACAGGGATGGATGGTGTCCACGGCTACAAAGAGAAGCCGCGAGCGCCGTTTATTTCCTACCAGGCGCGTGACAGCGGCGGAACGTCGATCGCTAAAATCAACGATGCCACCAACGTCACGGTGGTCGTTGAGCTGGCCAACGGTAAAACAGTGATCGGCGAAAACATGTGGTCCGTGAATACGCAGGATGTTGATGGCGAAGAAGCGGTGTTTGATGTTCGCTGGGAAGGCGGATCGGTGACGGAGTATTGATATGGCTACGCTCGATAAGAAAAAAACGATTGTACTCAGCAAGGCGCTGACAATGGGCGATGTGCGTTACGAGCATCTGGACCTGAAAGAGCCAGTCCTGGCCGAGGTGGAGCAGT
The sequence above is drawn from the Serratia symbiotica genome and encodes:
- a CDS encoding phage tail tube protein; protein product: MGDTTNRLAGTAYVTIDGVRVMVVGQFKYSPGKWERSTLTGMDGVHGYKEKPRAPFISYQARDSGGTSIAKINDATNVTVVVELANGKTVIGENMWSVNTQDVDGEEAVFDVRWEGGSVTEY
- a CDS encoding DUF2635 domain-containing protein yields the protein MFVKPAPGRVVRDPVKGTFLPGSGEQVPDDIFWGRRLKDGDVEKFDPNATAKPAAGKKSQENEQ
- a CDS encoding phage tail sheath subtilisin-like domain-containing protein, with the translated sequence MTIPFNRLPPNQRAPFFYAEFDNSMANSATTVQRTLLIGQMLATATATPGIPQKVSSDSLVAGICGNGSMLHNMMTVYLTNDPAADIWILPLSDGASGIVPASGKLQVLTAATATGVLSIYIAGMRVQLTVVSTDDKGAVATAIAAAINGQSTLPVIADVDSKSSDTVNLTAKNKGWHGNSIDIRLNYQGAAGGEDTPQGMTFKITPMAGGIGSPDLKAALGNLQDRTFDFIVNPYTDTTSLNVMKEFLSDSSGRWSYAQQLYGHSFGALTGTYGSLSTVGEARNNQHETLLGINGSPTPAYLWAAALTGAIALSLRNDPGRPTQTLTISGVLAPPLEDRFTLTERNNLLYSGISTYTVADDGSVQVEKTITTYQKNKYGDADDSYLNIETIFLLMFVTRFLRAQITSKFGRMKLANDGTRFAPGAPIVTPNVIRAELIAQYRTLEYNGYVQDAAAFAKTLLVERNSSNTKRIDVLWTGTLIDQLEIFALLNQWRRAQTAA